The DNA region AATCCACTCATATATCCCACTTCGGAAACTGTATATTGATCTTGTTCCAATAACTGAACAGCCCGTTTTATGCGCATACTTTTCATGAAGTCTACAGGTGAAACTCCCATCAGGGATTTCATTTTCCGATAGAATACTGTACGGCTCATTCCCATAGCTTCAGCCAGGTCGTCTATCTTGAAGTCCGGATTATGAATGTTTTCTTCTACACTCTGAAGTATATTCCGGATAAAGTCATCATCAAAATGAGTTACCTGAGGAGTGGCAGATTCTATCTGGTCTGTTATATTCGTTATTTTTTCTCTTTTTATTTTAGAGGTGTAATAATCATATAACATTTGCCGCTGTTTGAGCAGGGAGTCTACTTTTGCTTTCAGATAGGTGGAACTGAAAGGTTTGGTAATATATTCGTCCGCACCATACTCCAATCCCTGAATCTGATCGCTTAATGAAGACTTGGCTGATAATAGAATAACGGGTATATGACAGATATCGCTGTTTGCTTTTACTCTTTTCAGGAACTCTATTCCATCCATTTCGGGCATCATAATATCACTGATGACGATATCCGGCATTTCAGCCAGGGCTTTATCTAATCCTTGCTTTCCATTTTCCGCTTCAAAAACCACATAATCTTTGCTTAGCACATTGCATATAAAATGGCGTAGTTCTTCATTATCTTCAATAATCAGAATCCGGGTTTCTTTATTTTCATCTTCTATGAGCTTCCCTTCATTCTCTCTCTGCAATTCAGAATTCTCACTGTCATTCAGGATGAATTCTACATTGTTGTCTGCACTGAAAGTCTCATAGCTTCCTGGCAACCTGACCGAAAAGGTACTGCCTTCGCCTAATTTACTATCTACTTTTATGGTGCCATGCAGCAAGTTCAGCAATTCTTTTACCAGAGACAGACCGATGCCTGTCGAGAGGTTCGGATCAGCCTCGTCTAAAGTTTCAAAACGAGTAAACAGTTGATTGATCTTTTGGGCATTAATACCACGTCCTTCATCTTTTACTTGTAAGTACAGATGATCCTTTTCAGCGGATACGGATAAGATTATCCTTTTCTCATTGGATGTATATTTGAATGCATTGGATAACAGATTAAAGAGAATCTTCTCCAGTTTATCCACATCTGTGTACATCACAAAAGAGTTGAAGTTGCAGTGCAACTGGAATTCTATATGTCGTTTGTGAGCCATGGAAGTGAAATTCTCATAGATTTTCATTATCAAAGGAATCACATCCAACTGTTCTACCATCACTTTCATCTTATCATTCTGTATCTTACGAAAATCCAGTATCTGATTGATTAGCCGTAGCATTCTGTCTGTATTTCTTTTGGCAACCTGCATATTCTCCAGGCCTTCGTCAGATAGTTTCTCATTACTGATGACTTCATCTATAGGACTGGCTATCAGTGTAAGTGGAGTGCGAAGCTCATGAGAAATATCAGTGAAAAAACGTAGCTTCAGATTGGAAAGCTGTTGCTCGAAATCTACTCTGCGCTGCAAATTAGTGATGCGGATTACGATATATATTACGATGAGCAATGCAGCAATACCTATGACAATATAGAGCAATATCGCCCAGATTGTTTCGAAAAAGGTCGGTTCGATATGTATAGGTAAAGAAGTAACGTTATCTACCCATACCCCATCTCCGTTAGTTGATTTTACCTGAAACAGATAATCGCCTGCCGGTATCTTTGCCAGACTGGCTGAATGGCTGTTTCCCAATTCAATCCACTGGTCATTCAATCCCTGAATGCGGTATGCATATTTTATGGCCGGAGAGTTTACGTAATCCAGAGCGGCGAATGTAATGGTGAAGTTCCGTTCGTCTGCCTTTAAGGATTGTATTTCTGTACTATTGAACACTTCTTGCCGGCGGGATGTGTTATTTAGATAAATATCCAAATGCGAGAATACGATGGGAGGTACAAAATCACTCTTATACAAGTCTTTGGGAGTAACACATAATGCTCCGAATTCCGAACCGAATATTAACTTCCCGGAAGAACATAAAACGGGCTTTGTCTCAGCCATTTGTATCTGATCGTTGTACTCTTCCAACAGATTCATATCGGCATCCAATTTTGATAATTTATTTTCTGAAGCAATCCATAGATTGCCTTCGGAGTCTTCGATTGCTGAAAGGGATAAATCGGGTACTTGCCCATTCGTCGCGTTATAATGTTTGAAAGCCAGCTTTTCGGATAGTCTGCTACTGTCATCCAACAGATTAATTCCTCCGCTCAGTGTTATGACCAATAATTTGCCATTATGGGTTTGGGTAATATTCAGTACGTCATTGTTGCTCAAACTGGAATAGCGTTCCTCACAAACGTTATGGTAAAAGCGAATGGCTTCCGGTCTTGCAAAATCAGAGGAGCAAGAGAGTAGCCCTCCTGTGGTTCCAATCAGGATAACTCCATTATCCGCCTCGTACAGGCAACGTACTTTCTCACATACATGAATCGGGTAGTTATTGAGAACATTTCCGGAATGAATGAAACGCGGACCGGTACTTTCCGGTAAATGTTCTACCAGGTTGAGGCCTCCTCCAAAAGTTCCTATCCATATACGTCCTGTTGAGTCTTGT from Bacteroides sp. MSB163 includes:
- a CDS encoding hybrid sensor histidine kinase/response regulator transcription factor — protein: MLKPIITILLYLFTPMLFGQSLINMKHYSVQDGLSQKSVHNFIQDDNGYIWMSTWNGLERFDGYSFYNYKTYPESPIRISNHRFTKIKKSSLNNIWCLTYDKRCYLFNTRTYEYQDPFLFNKSLTNSVNKLYALGKGITWAVGMQNELYRIDENKFPTTESVELYSGRNERDTIYGITQDKDGDEWILTNKGALIVGQKSISNLMPFEFMVEVPDGIYLATSKGFFTRYDTQNQDVLPCVPEQPISEITGLKSLADNKIVILQNRSIILYDPANEKFTVHEMPIEIDSDVFEDKKGNLWILGANDGVILLDKENETTTLLNYPRYSEVPFYKPCTFVHEDEYGCIWLKPAGGELCFYNPVNRCLEQASTYEMGMRKPVSFQAFSYIIDRHQNLWYTKGDGFGYLSFHRKKFEYRFDSHKEARALMEDHQKRLWVGWKRNHKKQSSNVCLYDPSGQWIGNLSREGKIVPDSTVTFNIDVYCIYEDKEHNIWLGTKDNGLYLLRHERDNSYRITHHLSDKNNPYSISSNSIYSILQDSTGRIWIGTFGGGLNLVEHLPESTGPRFIHSGNVLNNYPIHVCEKVRCLYEADNGVILIGTTGGLLSCSSDFARPEAIRFYHNVCEERYSSLSNNDVLNITQTHNGKLLVITLSGGINLLDDSSRLSEKLAFKHYNATNGQVPDLSLSAIEDSEGNLWIASENKLSKLDADMNLLEEYNDQIQMAETKPVLCSSGKLIFGSEFGALCVTPKDLYKSDFVPPIVFSHLDIYLNNTSRRQEVFNSTEIQSLKADERNFTITFAALDYVNSPAIKYAYRIQGLNDQWIELGNSHSASLAKIPAGDYLFQVKSTNGDGVWVDNVTSLPIHIEPTFFETIWAILLYIVIGIAALLIVIYIVIRITNLQRRVDFEQQLSNLKLRFFTDISHELRTPLTLIASPIDEVISNEKLSDEGLENMQVAKRNTDRMLRLINQILDFRKIQNDKMKVMVEQLDVIPLIMKIYENFTSMAHKRHIEFQLHCNFNSFVMYTDVDKLEKILFNLLSNAFKYTSNEKRIILSVSAEKDHLYLQVKDEGRGINAQKINQLFTRFETLDEADPNLSTGIGLSLVKELLNLLHGTIKVDSKLGEGSTFSVRLPGSYETFSADNNVEFILNDSENSELQRENEGKLIEDENKETRILIIEDNEELRHFICNVLSKDYVVFEAENGKQGLDKALAEMPDIVISDIMMPEMDGIEFLKRVKANSDICHIPVILLSAKSSLSDQIQGLEYGADEYITKPFSSTYLKAKVDSLLKQRQMLYDYYTSKIKREKITNITDQIESATPQVTHFDDDFIRNILQSVEENIHNPDFKIDDLAEAMGMSRTVFYRKMKSLMGVSPVDFMKSMRIKRAVQLLEQDQYTVSEVGYMSGFATPQYFSKVFKETMNCTPKEYKLKKHADELKL